From the Arthrobacter sp. PM3 genome, one window contains:
- the rplT gene encoding 50S ribosomal protein L20, whose product MARVKRAVNAHKKRRVILERAKGYRGQRSRLYRKAKEQLLHSFVYSYGDRKKKKGDFRRLWIQRINAASRANGLTYNRLIQGLKAAEVEVDRRMLAELAVSDATAFAALVNVAKDALPADTSAPAAQAEAPKAAKKAPAKKPAAKKAPAEAAK is encoded by the coding sequence GTGGCACGTGTGAAGAGGGCGGTCAACGCCCACAAGAAGCGCCGGGTTATCCTTGAACGCGCAAAGGGCTACCGCGGACAGCGTTCGCGCCTTTACCGCAAGGCCAAAGAGCAGCTGCTGCACTCGTTTGTGTACAGCTACGGCGACCGCAAGAAGAAGAAGGGCGACTTCCGCCGCCTTTGGATCCAGCGCATCAACGCTGCATCCCGCGCCAACGGCCTGACCTACAACCGCCTGATCCAGGGCCTGAAGGCCGCTGAGGTCGAGGTTGACCGCCGCATGCTGGCCGAGCTCGCCGTTTCCGACGCCACCGCCTTCGCCGCGCTGGTCAACGTTGCCAAGGACGCGCTCCCCGCTGACACGTCCGCTCCGGCTGCCCAGGCCGAGGCCCCGAAGGCTGCCAAGAAGGCTCCGGCCAAGAAGCCTGCCGCCAAGAAGGCTCCGGCCGAGGCCGCAAAGTAG
- a CDS encoding RNA methyltransferase, translated as MNETGRPQDFPLSNPRADRVRDVAKLAGRPARLKRGQFLAEGPQAVREALVLHRKRIAAGEPGIVREVFASEACLDRHPELERLAEGTNARMATDDVLAAMADTVNPQGIIAVCTFVDVGLDQVLDAAPRLIAVLCQVRDPGNAGTVLRAADAAGADAVVLTNSSVDIYNPKAVRSTAGSLFHLPIVLGADVAELVARCKERGIGVLAADGYGQLNLDRLQDENAARRLGASTDGSVYALENPTAWLFGNEAQGLSEDEIALADHRVAVPVYGEAESLNLGTAATVCLYASARSQQPR; from the coding sequence ATGAACGAAACCGGGCGCCCGCAAGACTTTCCACTCTCCAATCCCCGAGCCGATCGGGTGAGGGATGTGGCAAAGCTTGCCGGGCGCCCGGCCCGTTTAAAGCGCGGGCAGTTCCTCGCCGAAGGCCCCCAGGCCGTGCGCGAGGCGCTGGTGTTGCACCGGAAAAGGATTGCGGCGGGGGAGCCGGGGATCGTCCGCGAGGTGTTCGCCAGCGAGGCGTGCCTGGACCGGCACCCGGAACTGGAGAGGCTGGCCGAGGGGACCAATGCCCGGATGGCCACCGACGACGTGCTGGCCGCCATGGCGGACACCGTGAATCCCCAGGGGATCATCGCCGTATGCACCTTTGTCGACGTCGGCCTGGACCAGGTGCTGGACGCCGCACCGCGGCTGATCGCCGTCCTGTGCCAGGTCCGGGACCCCGGCAACGCCGGCACCGTCCTCCGCGCCGCCGATGCCGCCGGTGCCGACGCCGTGGTCCTCACCAACTCCAGCGTGGACATTTACAATCCCAAGGCGGTCCGTTCGACGGCAGGCTCGCTCTTCCACCTCCCGATCGTCCTCGGCGCCGATGTGGCGGAACTCGTGGCCCGCTGCAAGGAACGGGGGATCGGTGTGCTCGCCGCCGATGGCTACGGCCAGTTGAACCTGGACCGCCTCCAGGATGAGAACGCGGCCCGCCGGCTGGGGGCCTCCACCGACGGTTCGGTTTATGCGCTGGAAAATCCCACCGCGTGGCTCTTCGGCAATGAGGCCCAGGGCCTGTCCGAGGACGAAATCGCCCTGGCTGACCACCGCGTGGCGGTGCCGGTCTACGGGGAAGCCGAAAGCCTCAACCTCGGTACCGCCGCGACGGTCTGCCTCTACGCCAGCGCCCGGTCCCAGCAGCCCCGATAG
- a CDS encoding GlsB/YeaQ/YmgE family stress response membrane protein — translation MGFLGWIILGLIVGAIVKAVMPGRVGGGWVTSLVLGVVGAVVGGWIGDLLFGGGTMQFWNLGSWLLAIVGGLVVAGVYGAITGRNKKTTT, via the coding sequence ATGGGCTTTCTTGGCTGGATCATTCTCGGACTCATAGTAGGTGCAATCGTCAAGGCAGTCATGCCCGGCAGGGTCGGCGGCGGCTGGGTTACCAGTCTCGTCCTCGGCGTGGTCGGAGCGGTTGTCGGTGGCTGGATCGGTGATCTTCTGTTCGGCGGCGGCACGATGCAGTTCTGGAACCTCGGTTCCTGGCTTCTGGCCATTGTCGGCGGTCTCGTCGTTGCAGGCGTCTACGGCGCCATCACGGGACGCAACAAGAAGACCACCACATAA
- a CDS encoding cation diffusion facilitator family transporter, giving the protein MAANGGTKAILAALAANLTIAVLKFVAYFLTLSSSMLAEAIHSIADSGNQLLLLLGGKRAQRQASQEHPFGYGRERYIYAFIVSIVLFSVGGLFALYEAWGKLQHPHGIEGDFWWVPLAVLVGAIIAESFSFRTAIAESNPLRGKQSWVKFIRNAKQPELPVILLEDFGALVGLVFALFGVGLTLITGNGVWDALGTAMIGLLLVAIAVVLAMETKSLLLGESATRDDVAKIRAAIEAGGTGIIHLKTMHLGPEELLVAAKISIGRSDSGQDIAKAIDDAEVRIRAAVPIARVIYLEPDVQRVSAS; this is encoded by the coding sequence GTGGCTGCAAATGGCGGTACCAAGGCAATACTCGCGGCGCTGGCCGCCAACCTGACCATCGCCGTCCTGAAGTTCGTCGCCTACTTCCTGACGCTGTCCTCGTCGATGCTGGCCGAGGCCATCCACTCGATCGCCGACTCGGGGAACCAGTTGCTGCTCCTGCTCGGCGGCAAGCGCGCGCAGCGGCAGGCCAGCCAGGAGCACCCCTTCGGGTACGGGCGTGAGCGCTACATCTACGCCTTTATCGTCTCAATCGTGCTCTTCAGCGTCGGCGGCCTGTTCGCGCTCTACGAGGCATGGGGCAAGCTCCAACACCCGCACGGCATCGAAGGGGACTTCTGGTGGGTGCCCCTGGCTGTCCTGGTCGGCGCCATCATCGCCGAGTCGTTCTCCTTCCGGACGGCGATCGCCGAGTCCAACCCCCTCCGCGGGAAGCAGAGCTGGGTCAAATTCATCCGTAACGCCAAGCAGCCCGAACTCCCGGTGATTCTCCTCGAGGATTTCGGCGCCCTGGTGGGCCTCGTGTTCGCGCTCTTCGGGGTGGGCCTGACGCTCATCACCGGCAACGGCGTCTGGGACGCGCTCGGCACCGCCATGATCGGCCTGCTGCTCGTGGCGATCGCCGTGGTCCTGGCCATGGAAACGAAGTCCCTGCTCCTGGGCGAGTCGGCCACCCGCGATGACGTGGCCAAGATCCGCGCCGCGATCGAAGCCGGCGGCACGGGCATCATCCACTTGAAGACCATGCACCTTGGACCCGAGGAACTGCTGGTGGCAGCCAAGATCAGCATCGGCCGCTCGGATTCGGGCCAGGACATCGCCAAGGCAATTGACGACGCCGAGGTCCGCATCCGCGCGGCTGTCCCGATTGCCCGGGTCATCTACCTCGAACCGGATGTGCAGCGGGTCAGCGCCTCTTGA
- a CDS encoding MFS transporter, which produces MTTTTHAPAQSETGTRHLALAIIALAMGGFGIGTTEFTMMGLLKEIEQGLNISTPEAGHLISAYALGVVIGAPVLAAVGARLPRKHLALGLMLFFSIANLSSFLAPDYGSMLVSRFAAGLPHGAFFGVAAVIAASLVAPTKRGWAISMVMAGLTVSNVIGVPFATWLGQSYGWRLLFLLVGLIGVITLAMLWKFVPFQKPHADASFRRELGALKRLQVWLAILVGIVGFGGFFATYTYISHTMTSVAGLPAPWLPLVVALYGVGMVVGNIIGGRIADRSVMGTIYRVLPATAVALVVYAVAVHWVWSALVMVFVVGAAGSMLVPALQTRLLDASPDAPSLASSLNHAALNVANALGAFLGGLVIAWGWGYVAPALVGAVLAVLGLGVAAISGVVERRRPLAA; this is translated from the coding sequence ATGACAACCACTACACACGCCCCGGCCCAGTCCGAAACCGGCACCCGTCACCTTGCCCTCGCCATCATTGCGCTGGCCATGGGCGGCTTTGGCATCGGTACCACGGAATTCACCATGATGGGCCTGCTCAAGGAGATCGAGCAGGGCCTGAACATCAGCACTCCCGAGGCCGGCCACCTGATTTCGGCCTACGCCCTCGGCGTCGTCATCGGTGCACCCGTGCTGGCCGCAGTCGGGGCAAGGCTGCCGCGCAAGCATCTGGCGCTGGGGCTGATGCTGTTCTTCAGCATCGCCAACCTCAGTTCGTTCCTCGCCCCGGACTACGGCTCCATGCTGGTCTCCCGGTTCGCCGCCGGGCTGCCCCACGGCGCGTTCTTCGGTGTTGCCGCCGTCATTGCCGCGTCCCTGGTGGCGCCGACCAAGCGCGGCTGGGCGATTTCGATGGTCATGGCCGGATTGACGGTGTCCAACGTGATCGGCGTACCGTTCGCCACCTGGCTGGGCCAGAGCTACGGGTGGCGGCTCCTGTTCCTGTTGGTCGGCCTGATCGGCGTCATCACGCTCGCGATGCTCTGGAAGTTCGTCCCGTTCCAGAAGCCGCACGCCGATGCCAGCTTCCGCCGCGAACTTGGCGCGCTGAAGCGGCTTCAGGTGTGGCTCGCCATCCTGGTCGGCATCGTCGGCTTCGGCGGGTTCTTCGCGACCTACACGTACATCTCCCATACCATGACGTCGGTCGCGGGCCTGCCGGCGCCCTGGCTTCCGCTGGTCGTGGCCCTCTATGGAGTCGGCATGGTGGTGGGCAACATTATCGGCGGCCGCATCGCTGACAGGTCCGTCATGGGGACCATCTACCGGGTGCTTCCCGCCACGGCCGTGGCCCTGGTGGTCTACGCCGTCGCCGTCCACTGGGTGTGGTCGGCGCTGGTCATGGTCTTCGTGGTCGGGGCCGCAGGCTCCATGCTGGTTCCGGCGCTGCAGACCCGTCTCCTGGATGCCTCCCCTGACGCGCCCTCCCTGGCGTCTTCGCTCAACCACGCGGCGCTCAACGTCGCCAACGCCCTGGGCGCTTTCCTCGGGGGCCTCGTCATCGCGTGGGGCTGGGGCTATGTCGCGCCGGCGCTCGTGGGGGCCGTGCTCGCCGTCCTCGGACTCGGCGTCGCTGCCATCAGCGGCGTCGTGGAGCGCAGGCGGCCGCTGGCCGCTTAG
- a CDS encoding (deoxy)nucleoside triphosphate pyrophosphohydrolase: MTGLISVVGGAVVDSLAEPTMLLAARRTAPPQFAGMWEFPGGKVEPGEAAEDALHRELQEELGVLVRLGPELPGASAAGWPLNAKAAMRVWFAELADGEPRPLEDHDELRWLDLRTPDAVRGLPWIPADFPIVEALLAAVGAAGPRGAGAGLVR, encoded by the coding sequence GTGACTGGACTCATCAGCGTCGTCGGCGGCGCAGTAGTGGACTCCCTGGCCGAACCAACGATGCTCCTGGCGGCGCGGCGCACGGCACCCCCGCAGTTCGCCGGAATGTGGGAATTCCCCGGCGGAAAGGTGGAACCCGGCGAAGCCGCCGAGGACGCCTTGCACCGTGAGCTCCAGGAGGAGTTGGGGGTGCTGGTGCGGCTCGGTCCCGAACTGCCGGGGGCATCCGCCGCGGGCTGGCCGCTCAACGCGAAGGCGGCGATGCGGGTCTGGTTCGCCGAACTTGCCGACGGCGAGCCGCGGCCCCTCGAGGACCACGACGAACTTCGCTGGCTCGACCTCCGCACCCCCGACGCCGTCCGCGGCCTGCCCTGGATCCCGGCGGACTTTCCGATTGTTGAGGCCCTCCTGGCGGCGGTCGGTGCCGCCGGACCGCGCGGGGCGGGCGCAGGCCTGGTGCGCTGA
- a CDS encoding Re/Si-specific NAD(P)(+) transhydrogenase subunit alpha, giving the protein MQVGVGREQRAGERRVAATPETVRQLTSVGLAVLVESGAGTEAGFADPAFKEAGATVISELPFPDLDVLLHVRPLTPETVARLRPGAVTVGLASPASELPTVRALAAAGVTAFALELLPRISRAQSMDALTSQSLVTGYRAVLEAAVRYPRFFPLYMTAAGTIPPARVLVLGAGVAGLQAIGTAKRLGARVSANDIRAASADEVASMGGTFINLDLDAAAEGAGGYARELGEDRAQRQRSLLAPHVAAADVLITTAAIPGRAAPLLVTADMVAGMRAGSVVVDLAADSGGNVEGVVAGQDIQVPVEGGTVTLVGLQDAASAMPSDASRLFARNVSNFLALMTDAGQVAPDFGDDVVAGTCLTHRGAVRHAPTAAALAGDA; this is encoded by the coding sequence GTGCAGGTCGGTGTCGGACGAGAGCAACGCGCCGGAGAACGCCGGGTCGCGGCCACCCCCGAGACGGTGCGTCAGCTGACCTCCGTCGGCCTCGCCGTCCTGGTGGAGAGCGGCGCCGGAACCGAGGCCGGGTTCGCGGACCCGGCGTTCAAAGAGGCCGGCGCCACAGTGATTTCAGAACTCCCGTTCCCAGACCTGGACGTGCTGTTGCATGTCCGTCCACTCACCCCGGAAACGGTGGCCAGGCTTCGTCCCGGCGCCGTCACGGTAGGCCTGGCGTCGCCGGCCTCGGAACTGCCGACCGTCCGCGCCCTGGCGGCCGCCGGGGTCACCGCCTTCGCCCTTGAACTCCTTCCGCGGATTTCCCGGGCCCAATCCATGGATGCGCTCACGTCGCAGTCCCTGGTTACCGGCTACCGCGCCGTGCTCGAAGCCGCGGTCCGGTACCCGCGGTTCTTCCCGCTCTACATGACGGCGGCGGGCACCATCCCGCCGGCGAGGGTGCTGGTCCTCGGGGCCGGGGTTGCCGGGCTGCAGGCGATCGGCACCGCGAAACGCCTCGGTGCCCGGGTTTCCGCCAACGACATCCGTGCCGCCTCCGCCGACGAGGTCGCCTCGATGGGCGGGACGTTCATCAACCTGGACCTCGATGCGGCGGCCGAAGGCGCCGGGGGTTACGCCAGGGAACTGGGCGAGGACCGGGCCCAACGCCAGCGCAGTCTCCTGGCCCCGCATGTCGCCGCGGCCGACGTCCTGATCACGACTGCAGCCATCCCGGGACGGGCCGCCCCCTTGCTTGTGACCGCCGACATGGTGGCCGGCATGCGGGCCGGGTCGGTCGTCGTCGACCTCGCCGCGGACTCCGGCGGCAACGTCGAAGGCGTGGTCGCCGGGCAGGACATCCAGGTGCCGGTCGAGGGCGGCACGGTCACTCTCGTGGGCCTGCAGGACGCGGCATCCGCGATGCCCTCGGATGCGTCGCGGCTTTTCGCCCGGAATGTCAGCAACTTCCTGGCCCTCATGACCGACGCCGGCCAGGTCGCCCCGGACTTCGGCGACGACGTCGTCGCCGGAACCTGCCTGACGCACCGCGGCGCCGTGCGGCACGCCCCCACGGCGGCGGCACTGGCAGGGGACGCATGA
- a CDS encoding NAD(P) transhydrogenase subunit alpha produces MMGPVTLLTVVVLAVFVGFEVVSKVTSKLHTPLMSGANAIHGIILVGAIIVAGQAGDPWVLGIALLAVVLATVNLVGGFVVTDRMLEMFSLHKPHKPARTSAPNAPETGPAPAGGAAGGGPPGGGSSGDGVTGEAR; encoded by the coding sequence ATGATGGGGCCGGTCACCCTGCTCACAGTGGTCGTGCTGGCGGTGTTCGTCGGCTTCGAGGTCGTCTCCAAGGTGACCAGCAAGCTGCACACACCGCTCATGTCCGGCGCCAATGCCATCCACGGCATCATCCTCGTCGGTGCGATCATTGTGGCCGGACAGGCCGGCGATCCCTGGGTGCTTGGCATCGCGCTCCTGGCCGTCGTCCTGGCGACCGTCAACCTGGTGGGCGGCTTCGTGGTCACGGACCGGATGCTGGAGATGTTCTCCCTGCACAAGCCGCACAAGCCCGCGCGGACGTCCGCGCCCAACGCGCCGGAGACGGGTCCCGCCCCGGCCGGCGGCGCGGCGGGCGGGGGGCCGCCGGGCGGGGGATCGTCGGGCGACGGCGTCACGGGGGAGGCCCGGTGA
- a CDS encoding NAD(P)(+) transhydrogenase (Re/Si-specific) subunit beta, translating to MSLLTPEWTALLYLVAAVCFILALKGLSSPKTARRGNTIGAAGALVAVVTVFFSARLENIPLIVAAIAVGCAVAVPVARRVQMTQMPQLVALFNGVGGGAAALVAALELSHSADPWVRLAVVFTMLVGAVSFAGSAVTVGKLQDVISTRPMLFPGMPWVMGAALLGAVVSGAMVVMTGSAGWSLALLGLGLAAGLLLVLPVGGADVPIVISLLNAFTGLAVAASGVVLGNVLLLVAGTLVGASGTILTKVMASAMGRGVTGIMFGAFKGGSTAGSTAVSDRPVRSSSPEDVAVQLGYAQRVVIVPGYGLAVAQGQHTVAELATALADRGIDVVFAIHPVAGRMPGHMNVLLAEADVPYESLRELAEINPEFASTDIVLVVGANDVVNPAAKSSPGSPIYGMPILDVVQAQQVVFLKRSMRPGFAGIENDLLHDPKTTLLFGDAKDSLSRVLGAVKAL from the coding sequence GTGAGCCTCCTGACCCCGGAATGGACTGCCCTGCTCTACCTGGTGGCCGCCGTCTGCTTCATCCTGGCGCTGAAGGGCCTGAGCTCGCCGAAGACCGCCCGGCGCGGCAACACCATCGGTGCCGCCGGCGCGCTCGTGGCGGTTGTCACGGTGTTTTTCTCGGCCCGGCTGGAGAATATCCCGCTGATCGTGGCCGCGATCGCCGTCGGCTGCGCCGTAGCGGTTCCCGTCGCCCGGCGGGTGCAGATGACCCAGATGCCGCAACTGGTGGCCCTGTTCAACGGCGTCGGTGGCGGCGCCGCGGCCCTGGTCGCCGCCCTCGAACTGAGCCACAGCGCGGATCCCTGGGTCCGGCTCGCCGTCGTCTTCACGATGCTGGTGGGCGCTGTGTCCTTCGCGGGCTCGGCGGTGACCGTGGGAAAGCTGCAGGATGTCATCAGCACCCGTCCGATGCTGTTTCCCGGGATGCCTTGGGTCATGGGTGCCGCGCTGCTGGGGGCGGTCGTCTCCGGGGCGATGGTGGTCATGACCGGGTCTGCCGGCTGGTCGCTGGCGCTGCTGGGCCTGGGGCTCGCGGCGGGTTTGCTCCTGGTGCTGCCGGTCGGCGGGGCTGACGTGCCGATCGTGATCTCGCTGCTGAATGCCTTCACCGGGCTCGCGGTGGCCGCGTCCGGCGTGGTCCTGGGCAACGTGCTGCTCCTCGTCGCCGGAACGCTCGTCGGGGCGAGCGGCACGATCCTGACCAAGGTCATGGCCTCGGCCATGGGCCGCGGCGTTACCGGCATCATGTTCGGCGCCTTCAAGGGCGGCTCGACGGCGGGTTCCACCGCCGTGAGCGACCGGCCCGTCCGCTCGTCCTCGCCGGAGGACGTCGCCGTTCAACTCGGCTACGCCCAGCGCGTGGTGATCGTTCCCGGCTACGGGCTCGCCGTGGCGCAGGGACAGCACACCGTGGCCGAGCTCGCCACAGCCCTGGCCGACCGCGGCATCGACGTGGTGTTCGCCATCCACCCCGTGGCCGGACGCATGCCGGGCCACATGAACGTGCTCCTGGCCGAGGCCGATGTGCCGTATGAGTCCCTGCGGGAGCTGGCGGAAATCAATCCCGAGTTCGCGAGCACGGACATCGTGCTGGTGGTCGGCGCGAACGACGTCGTCAACCCGGCCGCCAAGTCCTCGCCCGGCTCGCCCATCTACGGGATGCCGATTTTGGACGTGGTGCAGGCCCAGCAGGTGGTGTTCCTCAAACGGTCCATGCGGCCGGGGTTCGCCGGCATCGAGAACGATCTCCTGCACGACCCCAAGACCACGCTCCTGTTCGGGGACGCAAAGGATTCCCTGTCCCGGGTGCTCGGCGCCGTCAAGGCACTCTGA
- a CDS encoding Rv2578c family radical SAM protein, whose translation MRWDAQALERDSPGTPAAESPRPDSAAAKSPAPPRPDALLPLAGLVRSVSTPEFAGITFHEVTAKSVLNKVVAGSRMPFDWTINPYRGCSHACVYCFARKSHTYLDFDAGLDFDSQVVVKVNAAEVLRKELAKPGWRHEHVALGTNTDPYQRAEGRYRLMPXIIGALADSGTPLSILTKGTLLARDIPLLKHAAAQVPVGVGISLAMTNEQLSEAVEPGTPGPRARLKLISRLREAGLPCGVMAMPILPWLTDGDDALDSLFGALAAAGATGVTAGALYLKPGTREWFMQWIAREHPHLAGKYRRLYGGGSYASKEYRTWLAGRIRYFKDRHGFSGSQGFSHRDLSADAREEEAQYPAGSIPNTAGHAPARHAGNAAQPTLF comes from the coding sequence ATGAGATGGGACGCACAAGCACTGGAGCGCGACTCTCCCGGCACCCCGGCCGCGGAGTCTCCGCGTCCTGATTCAGCGGCTGCAAAGTCCCCGGCGCCACCGCGCCCTGACGCGCTGCTCCCGCTGGCCGGCCTGGTGCGGTCGGTGTCCACCCCTGAGTTTGCCGGCATCACTTTCCATGAGGTCACTGCCAAATCGGTGCTCAACAAAGTGGTGGCCGGTTCCAGGATGCCGTTCGACTGGACCATCAACCCGTACCGCGGCTGCAGCCACGCCTGTGTGTACTGCTTTGCCCGCAAGAGCCACACCTACCTGGACTTCGATGCCGGCCTGGACTTTGACAGCCAGGTGGTGGTCAAAGTCAACGCGGCAGAGGTCCTGCGCAAGGAACTGGCCAAACCGGGCTGGCGGCACGAGCACGTGGCCCTCGGCACCAACACGGACCCCTATCAGCGCGCCGAGGGCCGCTACCGGCTCATGCCCGNCATCATCGGCGCCCTCGCCGATTCCGGCACGCCCCTGTCCATCCTCACCAAGGGCACGCTCCTGGCCCGCGACATTCCGCTCCTGAAGCATGCCGCGGCCCAGGTGCCCGTCGGTGTGGGCATCTCGCTGGCCATGACGAACGAGCAACTGTCCGAGGCCGTGGAACCGGGAACGCCCGGGCCGCGGGCCCGGCTGAAGCTCATCTCGCGGCTGCGGGAGGCTGGCCTTCCCTGCGGCGTCATGGCCATGCCCATCCTGCCCTGGCTCACCGACGGCGACGACGCCCTCGATTCCCTCTTCGGCGCCCTCGCAGCCGCGGGCGCCACCGGGGTCACGGCCGGCGCGCTCTACCTCAAGCCGGGGACCCGCGAATGGTTCATGCAATGGATCGCCCGCGAACACCCGCACCTTGCCGGCAAATACCGCCGCCTCTACGGCGGCGGATCCTACGCATCCAAGGAATACCGGACCTGGCTGGCCGGGCGCATCCGCTACTTCAAGGATCGGCACGGCTTCTCCGGCTCACAGGGCTTCAGCCACCGGGACCTTAGCGCCGATGCCCGGGAGGAGGAAGCCCAGTACCCCGCCGGAAGCATCCCGAACACGGCCGGACATGCACCGGCCCGGCATGCCGGCAACGCGGCCCAGCCCACACTCTTTTGA
- the pcp gene encoding pyroglutamyl-peptidase I encodes MILLTGFEPFGGATINPSWAAARSAARLLAGDGHDVQAVELPCVFGASARALEDAVERFRPELVLCAGQAGGRARISLERVAINCDDARIPDNAGNQPVDEPVVAGGPAAYFTSLPVKAALAALAAEQIPAEVSQSAGTYVCNHVFYALMHALRRYPDTRGGFVHVPYEDSQLPAGSSAPSLPAPQLAAALAVVVRTALRTTADLRLAAGATH; translated from the coding sequence ATGATCCTCCTGACCGGGTTTGAACCGTTTGGCGGCGCCACGATCAACCCGTCCTGGGCCGCAGCCCGGTCGGCGGCGCGGCTTCTCGCTGGCGACGGGCACGACGTCCAGGCCGTGGAACTGCCCTGCGTCTTCGGGGCCTCAGCCCGCGCGCTCGAGGACGCTGTGGAGCGCTTCCGGCCCGAGCTGGTGCTGTGCGCCGGGCAGGCCGGCGGGAGGGCGCGGATCTCGCTCGAACGCGTCGCCATCAACTGTGACGACGCCCGGATCCCCGACAACGCCGGCAACCAACCCGTCGATGAACCCGTGGTGGCCGGCGGCCCGGCGGCCTATTTCACGTCCCTGCCCGTCAAGGCGGCGCTCGCGGCATTGGCCGCGGAACAGATCCCCGCCGAGGTGTCCCAGAGTGCGGGGACGTATGTGTGCAACCACGTCTTCTACGCGCTCATGCACGCCCTGCGGAGGTACCCGGACACCAGGGGCGGCTTCGTGCACGTCCCCTACGAAGACTCACAGCTGCCGGCCGGCAGCAGCGCGCCGTCCCTGCCGGCGCCACAGCTGGCGGCGGCGCTCGCCGTCGTCGTCCGTACTGCGCTCAGGACGACGGCGGACCTGAGGCTGGCCGCCGGCGCGACGCACTGA
- a CDS encoding SIMPL domain-containing protein gives MTDSPRSISVTGTGSAEAVPDLLTLSIGVECRRETVAGAYGDAGIRSAAITAALRQHGVDSADMSASGLNVRAEVNWQDGKGQVVTGYAASSTLTVRIRSLSSSSEILAAAVAAGGDDVRLNGLSLGFTDPAAVEAQAREAAWQDARTTAEHYAALSGASLGKVLTLTQQSGFQAPVPVAKMQRAVAAESLTVEAGESSVTATLGVVWELLG, from the coding sequence ATGACAGACAGCCCCAGAAGCATCTCGGTCACCGGAACCGGCAGCGCGGAGGCCGTGCCGGACCTCCTGACCCTGTCGATCGGAGTGGAGTGCCGCCGGGAGACCGTGGCCGGGGCCTACGGCGACGCCGGGATCCGGTCCGCCGCAATCACCGCGGCGCTGCGGCAGCACGGGGTGGACAGCGCGGACATGTCCGCCTCCGGCCTCAACGTCCGGGCCGAGGTCAACTGGCAGGACGGAAAGGGCCAGGTTGTGACCGGCTACGCGGCCTCGAGCACCCTCACCGTCAGGATCCGCAGCCTGTCCTCGTCCTCGGAGATCCTGGCCGCGGCCGTTGCCGCCGGCGGCGACGACGTCCGGCTGAACGGGCTGAGCCTCGGCTTCACCGATCCCGCCGCCGTGGAGGCCCAGGCCCGGGAGGCCGCCTGGCAGGATGCCCGGACCACGGCGGAGCACTACGCCGCCCTGTCCGGGGCGAGCCTGGGCAAGGTTCTCACGCTCACCCAGCAGTCCGGATTCCAGGCGCCCGTCCCCGTGGCGAAGATGCAGCGGGCGGTGGCGGCGGAATCACTCACGGTCGAGGCCGGCGAGTCGAGCGTCACCGCCACTCTCGGCGTCGTGTGGGAACTGCTCGGCTGA
- a CDS encoding DUF4157 domain-containing protein, producing the protein MTSGQRLRQVANMLNGSTLLGLLIAGCAGTDIRPGPRGLLIAARYGWRLPFAAAFTVGNVVLFRAGQEAARANPVLLGHEERHSTQYAWCLGLPFLPLYLIAAGWSLWRTGNPGSANFFERQAGLEAGGYPRAGGRGAVPRTHRKTGGTAAPERYEA; encoded by the coding sequence ATGACGTCCGGACAACGGCTGCGGCAGGTCGCCAACATGCTCAACGGGTCCACCCTCCTGGGCCTGCTGATAGCCGGCTGTGCCGGGACGGACATCAGGCCCGGTCCGCGGGGACTGCTGATCGCGGCCCGCTACGGCTGGCGGCTGCCCTTTGCCGCGGCCTTTACGGTCGGGAACGTGGTCCTGTTCCGGGCCGGCCAGGAGGCGGCCCGCGCCAATCCGGTGCTGCTGGGGCACGAAGAGCGCCACAGCACCCAATACGCCTGGTGCCTGGGGCTGCCGTTCCTGCCCCTGTACCTCATTGCCGCGGGCTGGTCGCTGTGGCGTACCGGCAACCCTGGCAGCGCGAATTTCTTCGAGCGGCAGGCGGGGCTGGAAGCAGGCGGGTATCCCCGCGCCGGCGGTCGTGGGGCCGTTCCCCGGACACACCGAAAAACGGGCGGCACCGCCGCCCCCGAACGTTACGAGGCCTGA